The Mobula hypostoma chromosome 22, sMobHyp1.1, whole genome shotgun sequence genome includes a region encoding these proteins:
- the socs3b gene encoding suppressor of cytokine signaling 3b, with the protein MVTHSKFDGMNRPVDMPAQRLSYRLKTFSSKSEYNLIMNTVRKLKESGFYWSTMNGGEANILLSSEPVGTFLIRDSSDNRHFFTLSVKTESGTKNLRIQCENCSFFLQTDPKSTQTVPKFDCVLKLIHHYMPSKSTDSGNVKKVYFIYSGGDKIPLVLSRPLSSTVSTLQHLCRKTVNGHVEVSGKVQELPMPVRQFLQDYDAPV; encoded by the coding sequence ATGGTAACACACAGTAAATTTGACGGGATGAACCGTCCTGTCGACATGCCAGCTCAGAGACTATCGTATCGATTGAAGACCTTCTCCTCCAAAAGCGAATATAACCTTATTATGAACACTGTGCGGAAGCTGAAGGAGAGCGGCTTCTACTGGAGTACAATGAATGGGGGAGAGGCGAACATCCTCCTCAGCTCCGAACCGGTCGGGACATTTCTAATCAGGGACAGCTCGGACAATAGGCATTTCTTTACCCTCAGCGTTAAAACAGAATCGGGCACCAAAAACCTGAGGATACAGTGTGAAAACTGCTCATTTTTCCTACAAACGGACCCCAAAAGCACTCAGACAGTTCCTAAGTTTGACTGTGTGTTAAAGCTGATTCACCATTATATGCCTTCAAAGTCTACAGACTCAGGGAATGTGAAAAAGGTCTACTTCATTTATTCTGGAGGCGACAAGATCCCATTGGTTCTCTCCAGGCCTCTTTCATCCACTGTTTCAACTCTGCAGCACCTCTGTAGGAAAACTGTAAATGGACACGTAGAGGTGTCTGGCAAAGTACAAGAACTGCCAATGCCTGTCAGACAGTTTCTACAGGATTATGATGCCCCTGTATAA